A portion of the Streptomyces sp. NBC_01335 genome contains these proteins:
- a CDS encoding aldehyde dehydrogenase (NADP(+)), with protein MAAAPVWSVDPRTGNPREQVAVEASAEEVDRVVRAAYAVRDALADRTVRAAFLRTAADLLAGAEEDAVATADAETALGAPRLTGELARTAEQLRAFAEVVDEGAFLDIHIDHEDAGRTPPWPDLRRWKIPLGVVAVYSASNFPFAFSVAGGDTASALAAGCPVVVKSHPDHPATSELAASVLRRAAAAHQLPEDVVQLVHGFEAGVELVRHPLISAAGFTGSIRGGRALFDAAAARPAPIPFHGELGSLNPVVVTEAAAAERGEQIGAGLGSSMTMGAGQFCTKPGLVLVPADENGDGLVKTLTATVGDTVPAVMLDHRMRDAFIAGVRDRAALPDVEAPVTPGDGGEHAVAPGFLTVPAARLAEDGPHEALLEECFGPVTVVARYASEDEVAAVLGRLPGNLTATLHISAEEEGGGAAGLLAALTPLAGRVLVNGWPTGVAVAPAQHHGGPYPSTTSTSTSVGATAIERWLRPVTYQSTPEGLLPPELRDDNPLGLPRRVNG; from the coding sequence GTGGCAGCAGCACCAGTCTGGAGCGTCGACCCCCGCACCGGGAACCCGCGCGAGCAGGTTGCGGTGGAGGCTAGCGCGGAGGAGGTCGACCGCGTGGTGCGGGCGGCGTACGCCGTCCGCGACGCCCTCGCCGACCGCACCGTCCGCGCCGCCTTCCTGCGCACCGCGGCCGACCTGCTCGCCGGGGCCGAGGAGGACGCCGTCGCGACCGCCGACGCCGAGACCGCGCTCGGAGCGCCCCGGCTGACCGGCGAACTCGCCCGCACCGCGGAGCAGTTGCGGGCTTTCGCCGAGGTCGTCGACGAGGGTGCCTTCCTCGACATCCACATCGACCACGAGGACGCCGGCCGCACCCCGCCCTGGCCCGACCTGCGCCGCTGGAAGATCCCGCTCGGCGTCGTCGCCGTCTACTCGGCCAGCAACTTCCCGTTCGCCTTCTCCGTCGCCGGCGGCGACACCGCCAGCGCGCTCGCCGCGGGCTGCCCGGTCGTCGTCAAGTCGCACCCCGACCACCCGGCCACCTCCGAGCTGGCCGCCTCCGTGCTCCGCCGCGCCGCCGCCGCCCACCAACTGCCCGAGGACGTCGTCCAGCTCGTGCACGGCTTCGAGGCCGGCGTCGAACTCGTCCGCCACCCGCTGATCTCCGCGGCCGGCTTCACCGGCTCGATCCGCGGCGGACGCGCCCTCTTCGACGCGGCGGCGGCCCGCCCCGCGCCCATCCCCTTCCACGGTGAACTCGGCTCCCTCAACCCCGTCGTCGTCACCGAGGCCGCGGCGGCCGAGCGCGGCGAGCAGATCGGCGCCGGCCTCGGTTCCTCCATGACCATGGGCGCCGGGCAGTTCTGCACCAAGCCCGGCCTGGTCCTGGTCCCGGCGGACGAGAACGGCGACGGACTGGTGAAGACCCTCACCGCGACCGTCGGCGACACCGTCCCCGCCGTCATGCTCGACCACCGGATGCGCGACGCCTTCATCGCCGGAGTACGCGACCGGGCAGCCCTCCCCGACGTGGAAGCGCCCGTCACCCCCGGCGACGGCGGCGAACACGCCGTCGCCCCCGGCTTCCTCACCGTCCCGGCCGCCCGGCTCGCCGAGGACGGCCCGCACGAGGCGCTCCTGGAGGAGTGCTTCGGCCCGGTCACCGTCGTCGCCCGGTACGCCTCCGAGGACGAGGTCGCCGCCGTGCTCGGCCGCCTCCCCGGCAACCTCACCGCCACCCTGCACATCTCCGCCGAGGAAGAGGGAGGCGGCGCCGCCGGACTCCTCGCCGCCCTCACCCCGCTCGCCGGGCGCGTCCTCGTCAACGGCTGGCCCACCGGCGTCGCCGTCGCCCCGGCGCAGCACCACGGCGGCCCGTACCCGTCGACCACCTCCACCTCGACCTCGGTCGGCGCCACCGCCATCGAGCGCTGGCTGCGCCCGGTGACGTACCAGTCGACCCCCGAGGGCCTCCTCCCGCCCGAGCTCCGCGACGACAACCCGCTGGGCCTGCCCCGCCGGGTGAACGGATAA
- a CDS encoding aminotransferase class V-fold PLP-dependent enzyme, whose protein sequence is METTPLNRTTEPGETTPLGRAAAAEFAPTTTYLNTASAGLLPRRTVAAVTDLARANAEGGPVGAGDFEVVDAARAGFARLAGVGADRVAVGSSVAVHVGLIAASLPAYAEVLCPEGEFSSLVAPFAHRRDLRVSYAPLAELAGAVRPTTALVALSAVQSSDGRVADLTAVRAAATAYGARVLLDTTQSAGWLAVDAGEFDYTVTGGFKFLLCPRGASFLTVTEQAQESLKPIHVGWVAAEDTENSTYGPIDRLALSARRFDSAPAFLSYYGAERSLALLAEIGADALYAHATSLAARFRAGLARLGHPTVPGESAIVAVPGLGKRQAELSRAGISVSDRAGNLRAAFHLYNTEADVDRALDVLG, encoded by the coding sequence ATGGAGACCACGCCGTTGAACCGGACGACCGAGCCGGGCGAGACAACTCCGCTGGGCCGTGCCGCAGCCGCCGAGTTCGCTCCCACCACCACCTACCTCAACACCGCCTCCGCGGGCCTGCTGCCCCGCCGTACCGTCGCCGCCGTCACCGACCTGGCCCGGGCCAACGCCGAGGGCGGGCCCGTGGGGGCCGGGGACTTCGAGGTGGTGGACGCCGCGCGGGCCGGGTTCGCCCGGCTGGCCGGTGTCGGAGCCGACCGGGTCGCCGTCGGGAGCTCGGTCGCGGTGCACGTGGGTCTGATCGCGGCCTCACTGCCCGCGTACGCCGAAGTGCTCTGCCCGGAGGGCGAGTTCAGCTCGCTGGTCGCCCCGTTCGCGCACCGGAGGGACCTGCGGGTGTCGTACGCCCCGCTCGCGGAACTGGCCGGGGCGGTGCGGCCCACCACCGCGCTGGTCGCCCTCTCCGCCGTGCAGTCCTCGGACGGCCGGGTCGCCGACCTCACCGCCGTACGGGCCGCCGCCACCGCGTACGGGGCCCGGGTGCTGCTCGACACGACACAGTCGGCGGGCTGGCTGGCGGTGGACGCCGGGGAGTTCGACTACACGGTGACCGGCGGGTTCAAGTTCCTGCTCTGCCCGCGCGGCGCCTCGTTCCTCACGGTGACCGAACAGGCGCAGGAGTCGCTGAAGCCGATCCACGTGGGGTGGGTCGCGGCCGAGGACACGGAGAACAGCACCTACGGCCCGATCGACCGACTCGCGCTCTCCGCACGGCGGTTCGACTCGGCGCCGGCCTTCCTCTCCTACTACGGGGCGGAGCGCTCACTCGCCCTGCTGGCGGAGATCGGCGCGGATGCCCTGTACGCGCACGCCACCAGTCTCGCCGCCCGCTTCCGCGCGGGGCTGGCGCGCCTCGGGCACCCCACGGTGCCGGGGGAGTCGGCGATCGTGGCGGTTCCCGGACTGGGCAAGCGCCAGGCGGAGTTGAGCCGGGCCGGCATCAGCGTCTCCGACCGCGCGGGAAATCTGCGGGCCGCCTTCCACCTCTACAACACCGAGGCCGACGTGGACCGGGCGCTCGACGTGCTCGGCTGA
- a CDS encoding IclR family transcriptional regulator yields MSAAESGGAQVKSAVRTVELLEYFAGRPGMHSLAAVQEAVGYPKSSLYMLLRTLVELGWVETDATGTRYGIGVRALLVGTSYIDGDEVVAAARPTLDRLSDDTTETIHLARLDGTNVVYLATRQSQHYLRPFTRVGRRLPAHSTSLGKALLATHSDEQVRKMLPETLPALTEHTLTDREQLIEELHTIREQGYAVDREENTLGLRCFGVAIPYRTPSRDAISCSVPVARLTPAHEQTVKDALFDARDRLTLATRRL; encoded by the coding sequence ATGTCGGCTGCCGAGTCTGGTGGGGCGCAGGTCAAGTCCGCGGTACGGACGGTGGAGCTCCTCGAATACTTCGCGGGGCGCCCCGGAATGCACTCCCTCGCCGCCGTGCAGGAGGCGGTGGGCTACCCCAAGTCCAGTCTCTACATGCTGCTGCGCACCCTCGTCGAGCTCGGCTGGGTGGAGACCGACGCCACCGGCACCCGGTACGGCATCGGGGTGCGCGCCCTGCTGGTCGGCACCTCGTACATCGACGGCGACGAGGTGGTGGCGGCGGCCCGCCCCACCCTCGACCGGCTCTCCGACGACACCACGGAGACCATCCACCTGGCCAGGCTCGACGGTACCAACGTGGTGTACCTCGCGACCAGGCAGTCCCAGCACTACCTGCGCCCCTTCACCCGCGTCGGCCGCCGGCTGCCCGCCCACTCCACCTCGCTGGGCAAGGCGCTGCTGGCCACCCACAGCGACGAGCAGGTGCGCAAGATGCTCCCCGAGACGCTCCCGGCGCTGACCGAGCACACCCTGACCGACCGCGAGCAGCTCATCGAGGAACTGCACACCATCCGTGAGCAGGGGTACGCGGTGGACCGCGAGGAGAACACGCTGGGGCTGCGCTGCTTCGGCGTGGCGATCCCCTACCGGACGCCCTCGCGCGACGCCATCAGCTGCTCGGTGCCGGTCGCCCGGCTCACCCCCGCCCACGAGCAGACGGTGAAGGACGCGCTCTTCGACGCCCGCGACCGGCTGACGCTGGCGACCCGCCGCCTCTGA
- a CDS encoding AAA family ATPase, protein MRTGTAQTRLVVLRGNSASGKSAVAAGVRERFGRGVALVGQDNLRRTVLRERDRPGAANVGLIDAVARYALDAGFHVVLEGILYADHYGGMLARLRADHRGPTYGYYLDVPFEETLRRHATKPIAEVVGVDDLLSWYRPLDLLPGGAETVVGASSALADTVDRVLRETGLDRLPAVDR, encoded by the coding sequence ATGAGAACCGGCACCGCCCAGACCCGTCTCGTCGTGCTGCGCGGGAACTCCGCCTCCGGGAAGTCGGCCGTCGCGGCGGGGGTGCGCGAGCGGTTCGGCCGGGGGGTGGCTCTGGTGGGCCAGGACAATCTGCGGCGGACCGTGCTGCGGGAGCGTGACCGGCCCGGGGCGGCGAACGTCGGGCTGATCGACGCGGTCGCCCGGTACGCCCTCGACGCCGGGTTCCACGTCGTGCTGGAGGGCATCCTGTACGCCGACCACTACGGCGGGATGCTCGCCCGGCTGCGCGCGGACCACCGCGGTCCGACGTACGGGTACTACCTGGACGTGCCGTTCGAGGAGACGCTGCGGCGGCACGCCACCAAGCCGATCGCCGAGGTGGTGGGGGTCGACGACCTGCTCTCCTGGTACCGGCCTCTCGATCTGCTGCCGGGCGGCGCGGAGACCGTCGTCGGCGCTTCGAGCGCCCTCGCGGACACGGTGGATCGGGTGCTGCGGGAGACGGGGCTGGACCGGCTGCCGGCGGTGGACCGCTGA
- a CDS encoding peptidoglycan D,D-transpeptidase FtsI family protein yields the protein MNKTIRRTSVFCLLLVLSLLVRATWVQVYDAKALADNGNNRRNTIAQYAQPLGDIIVAGSSVTGSRRTESGDLAYRRTYENGALYAAVTGYSSQAYGSTQLEGIYGSVLDGTDDRLKNPADVITGEQAKPGDVLTTIDPDVQKAAYEALGDDKGAAVAMDPKTGRILGMVSTPSYDPSTISGTTDQDAWQKLLDDPDKSLVNRALRQPLAPGSTFKLVVASAALENGLYDSVDQATDSPDPFTLPGTTTVLRNESASAPCENATLRTALQYSCNNVFAKVAADLGQEKLRAMAEKFGFNVEKLDVPVRASASVYPEKMDSAQTALTGIGQFEVTATPMQMAMVSAALADNGELAAPHMVSSVTDAKGSPLQEYADGDTERVVSERTAAQLRSAMVTVVEDGTGTNARIDGAEVGGKTGTAQNGVDNGNTPYAWFTSYAKDDASGKEVAVAVVVEDSGAARSEVSGNGLAAPIAQKMMKAALAR from the coding sequence ATGAACAAGACGATCAGGCGTACTTCGGTCTTCTGCCTGCTCCTGGTGCTCTCGCTGCTGGTGCGGGCGACCTGGGTGCAGGTGTACGACGCGAAGGCACTCGCGGACAACGGCAACAACCGGCGGAACACCATCGCGCAGTACGCGCAGCCGCTCGGTGACATCATCGTGGCCGGTTCCTCGGTCACCGGATCGCGGAGGACGGAGAGCGGAGATCTCGCGTACAGACGCACCTACGAGAACGGCGCGCTCTATGCCGCCGTCACCGGCTACAGCTCGCAGGCGTACGGCTCCACCCAGCTGGAGGGCATCTACGGCTCGGTGCTCGACGGCACGGACGACCGGCTGAAGAACCCCGCCGACGTGATCACCGGCGAGCAGGCCAAGCCGGGCGACGTGCTGACGACGATCGACCCGGACGTGCAGAAGGCGGCGTACGAGGCGCTCGGCGACGACAAGGGCGCGGCGGTCGCGATGGACCCGAAGACCGGCCGGATCCTCGGCATGGTCTCCACCCCGTCGTACGACCCGTCGACGATCAGCGGGACCACGGACCAGGACGCCTGGCAGAAGCTGCTGGACGACCCCGACAAGTCGCTGGTCAACCGCGCGCTGCGGCAGCCGCTGGCGCCGGGTTCGACGTTCAAGCTGGTGGTGGCGTCGGCCGCGCTGGAGAACGGCCTGTACGACTCCGTGGACCAGGCCACCGACAGCCCCGACCCCTTCACCCTGCCCGGCACCACGACCGTCCTGCGGAACGAGAGCGCCTCCGCGCCCTGCGAGAACGCCACCCTGCGCACCGCGCTCCAGTACTCCTGCAACAACGTCTTCGCCAAGGTGGCGGCCGACCTCGGCCAGGAGAAGCTGCGGGCGATGGCGGAGAAGTTCGGGTTCAACGTGGAGAAGCTCGACGTGCCGGTGCGCGCCTCGGCGAGCGTGTACCCGGAGAAGATGGACAGCGCGCAGACCGCGCTCACCGGCATCGGCCAGTTCGAGGTGACGGCCACCCCGATGCAGATGGCGATGGTCTCCGCGGCGCTCGCCGACAACGGCGAGCTGGCCGCCCCGCACATGGTCTCCTCGGTCACCGACGCCAAGGGCTCGCCGCTCCAGGAGTACGCGGACGGCGACACCGAGCGCGTGGTGTCGGAGCGGACCGCCGCCCAGTTGCGCAGCGCGATGGTGACGGTGGTCGAGGACGGTACGGGCACCAACGCCCGGATCGACGGCGCCGAGGTGGGCGGCAAGACGGGTACGGCCCAGAACGGCGTGGACAACGGGAACACCCCGTACGCCTGGTTCACCTCGTACGCGAAGGACGACGCCTCCGGCAAGGAGGTGGCGGTCGCCGTGGTCGTGGAGGACTCGGGGGCGGCCCGCTCCGAGGTCAGCGGCAACGGCCTGGCCGCGCCCATCGCGCAGAAGATGATGAAGGCGGCGCTCGCGCGGTGA
- a CDS encoding carbohydrate ABC transporter permease, with product MSTQTLPATARTSGTSGATRAARAPRRFAAIPTAALLLGAVYCLLPVLWVVVASTKSGSELFSTFTFLPGSGFTDNIADLSAYRDGVYWTWMGNSALYAGVGALLSTAVSAVSGYALAVYRFRGRESIFNILLAGVLMPPVILAVPQYLLLAKADLTDSYLSVLLPTLLSPYGVYLARIYATAAVPPDVIEAGRMDGGGEWRIFRTIALPMMLPGLVTVFLFQFVAIWNNFLLPYIMLSDDEKFPVTLGLFTLLQQGSNTPALYTLVITGALLAILPLIALFLVVQRFWSLDLLSGAVKS from the coding sequence ATGAGTACGCAGACCCTCCCGGCCACCGCCCGGACCTCCGGCACGTCCGGCGCCACCCGCGCCGCCCGCGCCCCGCGCCGGTTCGCCGCGATCCCCACCGCGGCGCTGCTGCTGGGCGCCGTCTACTGCCTGCTGCCGGTGCTCTGGGTGGTCGTGGCGTCGACCAAGTCCGGCAGCGAGCTCTTCTCCACCTTCACCTTCCTGCCCGGCTCCGGGTTCACGGACAACATCGCCGACCTGTCGGCGTACCGCGACGGCGTCTACTGGACGTGGATGGGCAACTCGGCCCTCTACGCCGGGGTGGGCGCCCTGCTCTCCACGGCGGTGTCGGCGGTCTCCGGGTACGCCCTGGCGGTCTACCGCTTCCGGGGCCGGGAGTCGATCTTCAACATCCTGCTCGCCGGGGTGCTGATGCCGCCGGTGATCCTGGCGGTCCCGCAGTACCTGCTGCTCGCGAAGGCCGACCTCACGGACTCGTACCTCTCGGTGCTGCTGCCGACCCTCCTCTCCCCGTACGGCGTCTACCTCGCCCGGATCTACGCGACGGCCGCGGTGCCGCCCGACGTGATCGAGGCGGGCCGGATGGACGGCGGCGGCGAGTGGCGGATCTTCCGCACGATCGCGCTGCCGATGATGCTGCCGGGGCTGGTCACGGTGTTCCTGTTCCAGTTCGTCGCGATCTGGAACAACTTCCTGCTGCCCTACATCATGCTCAGCGACGACGAGAAGTTCCCGGTCACCCTCGGGCTCTTCACCCTGCTCCAGCAGGGCTCGAACACGCCGGCGCTCTATACGCTGGTGATCACCGGTGCGCTGCTGGCGATCCTGCCGCTGATCGCGCTCTTCCTCGTGGTCCAGCGGTTCTGGAGTCTCGACCTGCTCTCCGGCGCCGTAAAGTCCTGA
- a CDS encoding 2-phosphosulfolactate phosphatase — MDALFLGTDELAETPSVAVVVDVMRAFTVAAWAFARGAEKIVLSGSLEESLALKARHPEWVTLKDGPPAPGFDAVNSPGLLRSVDLGGRTVVQKTTAGTVGALAVKDAPLVLCAGFVVAEATAEVLRTSGTGSVTFVVTGEDGRADEDLACAQYIAGRADGAGRDAGEFLRRGEESLAASELREGVREGVHPDDVELCLELDRFPFAMVAAVEDSLMVLRPHPAPRT; from the coding sequence ATGGACGCCCTCTTCCTCGGTACCGACGAACTGGCCGAAACCCCGTCCGTGGCGGTCGTGGTCGACGTGATGCGCGCCTTCACGGTGGCCGCGTGGGCCTTCGCCCGGGGAGCCGAGAAGATCGTGCTCTCCGGGTCGCTGGAGGAGTCCCTGGCGCTCAAGGCCCGCCACCCGGAGTGGGTGACGCTGAAGGACGGTCCGCCCGCCCCCGGGTTCGACGCCGTCAACTCGCCGGGTCTGCTGCGCTCGGTCGACCTCGGCGGGCGGACCGTGGTGCAGAAGACCACGGCGGGGACGGTCGGCGCGCTCGCGGTCAAGGACGCGCCGCTGGTGCTGTGCGCCGGCTTCGTGGTCGCGGAGGCGACGGCGGAGGTCCTGCGGACCAGCGGGACCGGCAGCGTCACGTTCGTCGTCACCGGCGAGGACGGAAGGGCCGACGAGGATCTCGCGTGCGCGCAGTACATCGCGGGGCGGGCCGACGGGGCCGGGAGGGACGCCGGCGAGTTCCTCCGCCGCGGGGAGGAGTCCCTCGCCGCCTCCGAGCTGAGGGAAGGGGTGCGCGAGGGAGTCCACCCCGACGACGTGGAGCTCTGCCTCGAACTCGACCGTTTCCCCTTCGCCATGGTGGCCGCCGTGGAGGACTCGCTCATGGTCCTGCGCCCGCACCCGGCGCCTCGGACCTGA
- a CDS encoding DsbA family oxidoreductase produces MRVEIWSDIACPWCYIGKARFEKGLAGFAHRDQVEVVHRSFELDPGRAKDDIALVVDMLAQKYGRTREEVLAMEGNVAANAQAEGLGYRSEGRDHGSTFDIHRLLHLAKARGLQDELLTLAYRANFAEERSVYHDAVLVDLAVEAGLDEAEARAVLADPAAYADDVRADEREASELGANAVPFFVLDRRYGISGGQPSEVFAQALEQAWKDREVTALTPIGDDAAACDADGACEVPQPGGAPA; encoded by the coding sequence ATGCGCGTCGAGATCTGGAGCGACATCGCCTGCCCGTGGTGCTACATCGGGAAGGCCCGCTTCGAGAAGGGGCTGGCGGGGTTCGCCCACCGCGACCAGGTCGAGGTGGTGCACCGCTCCTTCGAGCTGGACCCGGGGCGCGCCAAGGACGACATCGCGCTGGTCGTGGACATGCTCGCGCAGAAGTACGGCCGCACCCGCGAGGAGGTCCTCGCGATGGAGGGCAACGTCGCCGCGAACGCGCAGGCCGAGGGGCTCGGGTACCGCAGCGAGGGCCGTGACCACGGCAGCACCTTCGACATCCACCGGCTGCTCCACCTCGCCAAGGCGCGCGGCCTCCAGGACGAGCTGCTGACCCTCGCCTACCGGGCGAACTTCGCCGAGGAGCGCTCCGTCTACCACGACGCGGTGCTGGTCGATCTGGCCGTCGAGGCCGGTCTCGACGAGGCCGAGGCCCGTGCGGTGCTCGCCGACCCGGCGGCGTACGCCGACGACGTACGCGCCGACGAGCGCGAGGCGTCCGAACTCGGCGCCAACGCCGTCCCGTTCTTCGTGCTCGACCGGCGGTACGGCATCTCCGGCGGCCAGCCCTCCGAGGTGTTCGCCCAGGCGCTGGAGCAGGCGTGGAAGGACCGCGAGGTCACCGCCCTCACCCCGATCGGCGACGACGCTGCCGCCTGCGACGCCGACGGCGCCTGCGAGGTCCCGCAGCCGGGTGGCGCCCCCGCCTGA
- a CDS encoding DUF1349 domain-containing protein — MTLRLPELPFELEPFGPEGKWTYEDGVLTGRAGARQDRFVPPGGDSLEPTSDAPRLLGTAPAGDFQLLARVKVGFAGAYDAGVLYLHVGERDWAKLCLELSPAVPTICTVVTRGVSDDVNSFTVDGDTFWLRLTRNGGAFAFHASPDGVTWTFVRVFALGDPEGTASASVGFLVQAPVGDGCEASFDEIAFRTEGVADLRDGS, encoded by the coding sequence ATGACTCTGCGACTTCCCGAACTCCCCTTCGAGCTGGAGCCGTTCGGACCCGAGGGCAAGTGGACCTACGAGGACGGCGTACTGACCGGCCGCGCGGGTGCCCGGCAGGACCGCTTCGTACCGCCCGGCGGCGACTCCCTCGAACCGACGAGCGACGCACCGCGCCTGCTGGGCACCGCGCCCGCCGGTGACTTCCAGCTGCTCGCCCGGGTCAAGGTCGGCTTCGCCGGCGCCTACGACGCGGGCGTCCTCTACCTGCACGTCGGGGAGCGCGACTGGGCGAAGCTCTGCCTGGAACTCTCGCCCGCCGTCCCCACCATCTGCACGGTGGTCACCCGGGGCGTCTCCGACGACGTCAACTCCTTCACCGTGGACGGCGACACCTTCTGGCTCCGCCTCACCCGCAACGGCGGCGCCTTCGCCTTCCACGCCTCGCCCGACGGCGTCACCTGGACCTTCGTCCGGGTCTTCGCCCTCGGCGACCCGGAGGGCACGGCCTCCGCCTCGGTCGGCTTCCTCGTCCAGGCGCCCGTCGGCGACGGCTGCGAGGCGTCGTTCGACGAGATCGCGTTCCGTACGGAGGGCGTCGCCGACCTGCGCGACGGCAGCTGA
- a CDS encoding LacI family DNA-binding transcriptional regulator yields MSRTEPPPPSGQPGRGRRRPPTIHDVAREAGVSRGTVSRVLNGGHNVSPAALEAVNSAIRKTGYTVNRHARSLITGRSDSVAFLLTEPQERFFEDPNFNVLLRGCTSALAAHDVPLLLMIAGTEAERRRNMRYIAGHVDGVLLVSSHSGDPVVAQLHEAGVPVVTCGKPLGQGSKVSYVAADDRDGARDMVRYLYESGRRRIGTVSGPLDTPGGVERLAGYRETLAECGLPVDEDLIVPGDYSRAGGEAAGTLLLERAPDLDAVFVASDLMAQGVLTSLERAGRRVPEDIAVGGFDDSPAALDSRPALTTIRQPWDRISAEMVRVLLAQIGGEDPAAVILPTELVRRESA; encoded by the coding sequence ATGAGCCGCACTGAACCTCCCCCGCCCTCCGGGCAGCCCGGAAGGGGACGCCGCCGGCCGCCGACGATCCACGACGTGGCCCGCGAGGCGGGGGTGTCGCGCGGGACCGTCTCCCGGGTGCTGAACGGCGGCCACAACGTCAGCCCGGCCGCCCTCGAAGCGGTCAACTCGGCCATCCGCAAGACCGGTTACACCGTCAACCGGCACGCCCGGTCGCTGATCACCGGCCGCTCCGACTCGGTGGCGTTCCTGCTGACGGAGCCCCAGGAGCGGTTCTTCGAGGACCCCAACTTCAATGTGCTGCTGCGGGGTTGTACGAGCGCGCTGGCCGCGCACGACGTACCGCTGCTGCTGATGATCGCGGGTACGGAGGCCGAGCGGCGCCGGAACATGCGGTACATCGCGGGGCACGTGGACGGCGTGCTGCTGGTCTCCAGCCACTCGGGAGACCCGGTGGTCGCCCAGCTCCACGAGGCCGGCGTACCGGTGGTGACCTGCGGCAAGCCTCTCGGGCAGGGCTCGAAGGTCAGCTATGTGGCGGCCGACGACCGGGACGGCGCCCGGGACATGGTGCGTTACCTGTACGAGTCGGGGCGCCGCCGGATCGGTACGGTCAGCGGCCCTCTGGACACCCCGGGCGGTGTGGAGCGGCTCGCCGGCTACCGCGAGACGCTCGCCGAGTGCGGGCTGCCCGTGGACGAGGACCTGATCGTCCCGGGCGACTACAGCCGGGCCGGCGGCGAGGCCGCCGGGACCCTGCTGCTGGAGCGCGCCCCCGACCTGGACGCGGTCTTCGTCGCGTCCGACCTGATGGCGCAGGGCGTGCTGACCTCGCTGGAACGGGCCGGGCGGCGGGTCCCCGAGGACATCGCGGTCGGCGGTTTCGACGACTCCCCGGCCGCGCTCGACTCCCGCCCGGCGCTGACCACCATCCGGCAGCCCTGGGACCGCATCAGCGCCGAGATGGTACGGGTGCTGCTGGCCCAGATCGGCGGCGAGGACCCGGCGGCGGTGATCCTCCCCACCGAGCTGGTGCGGCGGGAGTCGGCGTAG
- a CDS encoding GNAT family N-acetyltransferase, producing the protein MSLLIRTATPADLDAIVRLHTEARATYYRGHLAPDAYAGPEEVGRSAAGWARAVDAEHATVLCAERDGALVGVAGHAVRDGGTTLTQLHVDPSQWRTGVGTALHSACTDAWRRAGVRTARLEVFAPNTRAQAFYAHHGWTADPDTPRDGTHLVLRLVLGDG; encoded by the coding sequence ATGTCCCTCCTCATCCGCACCGCCACCCCCGCCGACCTGGACGCGATCGTCCGCCTTCACACCGAGGCCCGCGCCACCTACTACCGCGGGCACCTCGCGCCCGACGCGTACGCGGGCCCCGAGGAGGTCGGCCGGTCCGCCGCGGGCTGGGCGCGCGCCGTGGACGCCGAGCACGCCACCGTCCTCTGCGCGGAGCGCGACGGCGCCCTGGTGGGCGTCGCCGGTCACGCCGTACGCGACGGCGGCACCACCCTCACCCAGCTGCACGTGGACCCCTCGCAGTGGCGTACCGGCGTGGGCACCGCCCTCCACTCCGCGTGCACCGACGCCTGGCGCCGGGCCGGTGTCCGTACCGCGCGCCTGGAGGTGTTCGCCCCCAACACCCGCGCCCAGGCCTTCTACGCCCACCACGGCTGGACCGCCGACCCCGACACCCCGCGCGACGGCACCCACCTGGTGCTGCGGCTCGTCCTCGGCGACGGCTGA